CCGGCtaatgtttttgaaaaactgACTCAACGTCAGCAAGATCAGTCCGATCCTGGATTGCGAAAAAGGGGATTAGAAAATCTGTATACTATGTGCATCGTAGGCTATTCACATTATCGGATCATATTTGCAGATGGAAGTAGCATAGATGCAATTTTGTCCATAAGTATGTAGCTGTTCAAGAATTTTTTCCAGAAATATGTATGAGCTCAAAATATTTAGGGTCACATACTGAGAACACTTAATTTAATGAAGAGGCTCATGTGGTGTCGgcacaaaatgaactgaaagcTTTCTGTCTTTGTGCAGCCGAATAGGTTGCTATGTGACAGTGGTCCAGAACATATCAAACCTGAGGGACGTCTTCTATAAGGAAATGAGTGTGGTAAGATATGACAACGatcctcttgctttctctcactCAGACTAGTATTGTGAGGTATATCGTGGTGCGAGAAATACCGCGGCAATTAGCGAGACTCCAGTTTTTAATAAGACATAAGGTGCAATCATGTTCACTTTGTATTGCAGCTGAACCACGACCTGTACAATGTGATGAAGAAACTGGAGACTCAACACTCGGGGAAAGCTTTCATCATCAAGGGTCTCAATAGGTAAGGTACTGGGCTGCACATGTGTTCTGATGTGTGATCACAGCGtttctcacattttctcacTTGGTCAAAGCGGTAGTAGCTGACTAACCTAAATACCCAAGTAAATAATGCACACACTTAATGtttccatttctgttttaatgtaaagTATTAAATTTGATTAAATACTTGTAGGCTAACAAAGTATACCAGTAAGTACAGAGCTTGCAAAGGCATGAAGGAAATAATTTGAGGTTGCTATCAGACTTATTTAACAGACTTGCTAATGGAGAATTTTCTTAACCCCTTGTTCCCTGACTTTagctgactttacccttaaatttccccttaagcagcttcaaaattagaaaaaaaaaagaattcctgactgtacaacaatgtcacatccatattctgtatctgcttgttccaactctttcttgaagctctagctgcttatattgaatgaaatattaaaatacaagacgccatgtttttatggctgcaccattacatcaaatggaaaaaatctagatgtttgtgcatcattttctacacatttccctgtaattcagcatgacacgTTTGCcatgtctttggaaaacttgttatcttgactagaatttaaaataaagttctgtgggtttgaacaaagcttggccgtgcaacctgcgtttgtaatgatggacccagtggcgggggcggcagggaggaagaggttgaACGAAGTGATGTTTTTTGTGTTGCCCTTGCCTGTCAAAAGCAAATGTGATGGGTTGTCTCCAAAATATAGAAAGATGTGTTTGAAAGCTTCCATTGCATTTTGCTCTAATACCTGATACATGTGGCTGGCTGATGTTGGTTTGAATGAATGCAGGTCAGGATACTACCTGCCAGGGACTTCAAATGAAAACTTGACCTTTTCTTTTCTGGTAAATTTATAGTCCAACAGTAAGTACTTTCTGCTCATCTTTTTCTTGACACAGCACCAAGTCGAAGAAGAGGAAGTCCCTGGTTATCTCCAACCCCATCCCCTGCAACACGGCCTTCCCAGCCGACCATGTGTCCATCCACTCGTCCACCGAGAACGGGAAAGACGGCGGGCCCTCTTCCCCCGGCCCACCGGATCAAAGCATCTCCGAAGAAACCAGCCTGCCGGAGGAGACCTCCGGCGGCGTCCCGTCCAAAGACGTCACCGCGTCGGATTCGGATGACCTCGGCTCCAGCGGCGCCAACACGCCCAAGAGGCAGTCAACGTGCGACAGCGACAGGAGCACAGGAAGCCAAAGCCTGGAGGAGGctgagccggagccggagccgaaGGCGGAGGCTGAGCCGAAGGCGGAGGCTGAGCCGAAGGCGGAggcggagccggagccggagccggaggcAGAGCcggaggcagagctggagcTCGGCATGAACCGGTCGGACGACTCAAAGTCGGAGGTCGCGAGTCAGGAAGTGTCCGGTCCCTCCGATTCTGCAGACAGCGACGCCCCGCAGAGTCCGGAGCAGGAGAACGCGAGTGATCCACCGTCGCAGGAGGCGAAGACCAAACCCCCGCCTGTCCCGGCCCCTCGCCTCTCCTTCCGCTCAGAGAGACCCTCCCCACCCCCTGCTGAGGCTGACGAGGAGCAAGAGAAGGAAGAGGCAACATCTCAGGACCAGGAGACGAATGGGTCAGGAAATGACTCTGATTCCCAGAATCCACCGGGCTTCCTTTACAAGGTAAAATAGTACATGAGTATCCCCAACaggtcaaataaaatcaattgatattagggttagaccaatatgggtttttgaaaccTGATAAGAATCTGATTTTGTGTGCCAGTatacagtatctttaaatttgacaatttttctgccaaaatattccaagtattcagtgttattcttgggagggtggaaaagcctctgaaatagaATTTTAAAACACAGGGTACTTAAACTCTCCAATGGATaataatctgatcaaaatgttcagtttgaattaattcaggttaagggcttcccacagCCAACCAGTTTAGTTTTGATcaataatataattaatatgtaatcaatcaaactgcatcatatccatcgtATCAGGAGGACGACACTGATATCTGATTTGCAAATTGCTTCATGCAGTTTCACCTTTCTTTATTTACTAGTCAGTTGAATGAAATGGGACTTGCATGCAGAGTTGCAGGAGTAAGCACTACATTTCAATTGCTCATCAAAGGACCCTCATGTTAAAATGACCctcatgtattttgtatttattaaacattctaggggggaaaaaaattgcCACTTCTCATCACCTCGGTTCTTTGCAtgtttgcctttctgttttcagACCAGTTGTTCAGACCAAGACAGTTGCGTAACTTTAGATTAATCGGCGATGAAGTTAAAACTCCCATCCCTAGTACTGGGTGATGTTGATGTGAGCTGTGTTTTACACCAGGGGGTGGCGCTAGAGAGTCACGCAGCATCGGAAGACGGCCTGCTGGAGTTCGAACAGGGGGACGTCATCCTCGTGCTCACAGACGCTCAGGAGGTTTGTGTGCTTTTACTTGTAAAGTATATTTCACTTTCCATATCACTGCAGAGTGACAGTAGAAAGGTCATAGTTAGGATCTTGGAAGATGACACATTTAATGTCATTGCCCTTTTATTGCACCTTGGCATGTTTTTTGTTCATGCTGAACaaggttgaaggaaagtgggtTCATCAAAAACGTAAATCACAACCcttgatcacaaaataactcctggaacacaTTGAACATCATAAATTGATGATTTTTTCTGATCTAATTGATGATATTTTCCTTTAAGATCTTACATGTGAGTGACTTTGCGacttgtggtttttttttttttttttttatctcacagCAGGAGGGCTTGGTGAAGGGGATCAGGGAGGAGAGCTGGAACCAGCACAGGGATCTAGAAAATCACTCTGGGATCTTCATGGAAAAACTCATCCAGCCTGTTCAGGCGGAATGAGGCAATACTCACTGCTCGCCTTGATGCATTTCTTCTCCCATCGAGCTGTTGGTGACTCACAgtcacacgcgcgcacacacacacacacacagagggagtgaacccatatgttttggGCGCAGAAGCTGTACAAACAGATGAGCACAAGTCCCACGTGGTTTCTCACATGCTACGATGTTGCAACTTGTTGGACAACTGTGATCGAGTTTTAGAACATTTTGTGAGAGGTCTGAATTGTTAACAAATGTTTGGTTTTATGTAtgatttacagtattttgctcTTGTTTGCATTTTCAAAGTCTTCCTATGAAACACTGTGAAACAAAAGATGCCTTTTTATACTGATGTTTTGTAAAGATACCTAATAAAGTTGTAAGTAAGAGGAGGGGTTTTGTGTTGAAATAATGAATTTGTATTTCTGACATGCGGGTTACATACAGTTTGGCCAGAAGGATGagtgcatgcatacacagtaAAAACTCAAAGTGCAGTTTAGTGAAACTAACTcggtgtatatgcatgtgtttgtcagTTATAATTTACAATTGCTAGTTATCAGCTTCATAACTTGTAATCACAAGTTTATGAGTTGTGACTTGAAATCTTGAGTTGACAGCAAGGAAACTTATGTTGAATACcgtaatattatttttttttttacagtgtagagACCTGATCTGTAATCTTCTCGATGATCCGTGGAGTTTTGTCTTGCTCTGGACCTGGTAGCACTAGAGGGCAGCAGAATCACAACTTCTGACTGATGGTGTTTTTTCACTATAGTCCCATGTCGTTTCAGCAGTCATCTAGTAAAGTGAGGACACTGGTGAGGAAGGTGTCCCACTTCAAGCACTACACCTTTGTCCCATTGCTCACCTTACCCGatatgtgacgagaggattggcaccaaactGTGGTAGATAGTTCTGTTAGCATGTtgcacatgctaacacttcgtaggcgattagcattatcctaaaatgagaacttgtagcagctcgaagggatggttagttaattttaatgacacaTGTCTAAATCTGCCAGGCTTGTTTGgaggattggtaaaatagacataaaattcaACAAAGAGAATTCACTTTCAGTTTTTCCTCCCGTGAGATTTTGAGCGTAACTTGTTTTCTTTACATCAACGagtgaagttagccagacagcttaAGTTTTTTGCACTGTTGATTTGTAATggactaatgatgaagattgtgtttagttatgaagcaagttatgaatctacaggccgtagaataaaaacaataccaaCTTTGGCTGGCTTTATCTTCTTCATACTTTAGCATTATCCAATCATCTACGATTACTTAACACTGtacactaaagtgttagcatgtgcaccagacagagctatctactggagacacaaAGATGATTTGCTACCAATTTTCTTGTCAGATATGGGGTAAGGAGGCAGATGGGCCAAATTCCCCAAAAGTCAGTGTTTTCCTTTCAACTGACAGAGCCCAATGTGCAacctctgctctgtctcaggaattagcttttttttttaagctaaaTCTatccaaaatgcaaaatgcaacGGAAGTTCCAAAAGTGCATTTCCCAGAAAATCTACAACTTAAGGGCAAGAGACGATATCGAAGAGAGTTGTGCTGTCTTGCTAAATAGCTTGGCAGGAGGAGTAAGTGTTGGAATGAAAAAGTGCCTTGGGTCTTCTCTGTTCCAGGCGAGAACGTAGAACCGCACAGCTCTTTGTCAAAGTCTCTGCTGTTGGAATAAAACTCATTCTGCACCATTCCTGCTAAATGAAGTCACTGCAGTGACACAGGGACTTAATGTACTTCTGGGCTGACTTGGATTGGACACCTCTTTGCCCTCGATTCCTGGAAGGGGCATGACATGTTGTATTTCATAGTCGCTGAAGGGGTAGTCAGAGGTTGCTCTGGTAGCTGTTGCCAAACAACATCCGGACATGAAGTGTATTGAGTGGTTTACAACGTACGTGGCCTCTGATTTAGAGCTGTTTGACTTGTTGTTGCAAGCCAGGGGAGAACATTTTTCCCTTTCTGGAAATGGTTTGGCCCGAACACAATACTAAGTCATGTGCCACATTAAATAGCTCTTTCAGGTTACAG
This DNA window, taken from Centroberyx gerrardi isolate f3 chromosome 5, fCenGer3.hap1.cur.20231027, whole genome shotgun sequence, encodes the following:
- the bin2b gene encoding bridging integrator 2b isoform X1, translating into MAENKMGPNIQAGAGFLAKRVQKSLSRAQEKVLQKLGKTMETKDEQFEQCSQSLNKQQTDGGRLFKDVKAYYAAVKAMHESSKRLSQTLRDVYESDWNGVEDLSLIVESEDLLWNDYEEKVSDQIVRTMENYTSQFPEVKERVAKRGRKLVDYDSARHHLEALQSAKKKDDAKIAKAEEEFNKAQNVFEEINNELREELPVLYQSRIGCYVTVVQNISNLRDVFYKEMSVLNHDLYNVMKKLETQHSGKAFIIKGLNSTKSKKRKSLVISNPIPCNTAFPADHVSIHSSTENGKDGGPSSPGPPDQSISEETSLPEETSGGVPSKDVTASDSDDLGSSGANTPKRQSTCDSDRSTGSQSLEEAEPEPEPKAEAEPKAEAEPKAEAEPEPEPEAEPEAELELGMNRSDDSKSEVASQEVSGPSDSADSDAPQSPEQENASDPPSQEAKTKPPPVPAPRLSFRSERPSPPPAEADEEQEKEEATSQDQETNGSGNDSDSQNPPGFLYKGVALESHAASEDGLLEFEQGDVILVLTDAQEEGLVKGIREESWNQHRDLENHSGIFMEKLIQPVQAE
- the bin2b gene encoding bridging integrator 2b isoform X3; the protein is MAENKMGPNIQAGAGFLAKRVQKSLSRAQEKVLQKLGKTMETKDEQFEQCSQSLNKQQTDGGRLFKDVKAYYAAVKAMHESSKRLSQTLRDVYESDWNGVEDLSLIVESEDLLWNDYEEKVSDQIVRTMENYTSQFPEVKERVAKRGRKLVDYDSARHHLEALQSAKKKDDAKIAKAEEEFNKAQNVFEEINNELREELPVLYQSRIGCYVTVVQNISNLRDVFYKEMSVLNHDLYNVMKKLETQHSGKAFIIKGLNSTKSKKRKSLVISNPIPCNTAFPADHVSIHSSTENGKDGGPSSPGPPDQSISEETSLPEETSGGVPSKDVTASDSDDLGSSGANTPKRQSTCDSDRSTGSQSLEEAEPEPEPKAEAEPKAEAEPKAEAEPEPEPEAEPEAELELGMNRSDDSKSEVASQEVSGPSDSADSDAPQSPEQENASDPPSQEAKTKPPPVPAPRLSFRSERPSPPPAEADEEQEKEEATSQDQETNGSGNDSDSQNPPGFLYKTSCSDQDSCVTLD
- the bin2b gene encoding bridging integrator 2b isoform X2, coding for MAENKMGPNIQAGAGFLAKRVQKSLSRAQEKVLQKLGKTMETKDEQFEQCSQSLNKQQTDGGRLFKDVKAYYAAVKAMHESSKRLSQTLRDVYESDWNGVEDLSLIVESEDLLWNDYEEKVSDQIVRTMENYTSQFPEVKERVAKRGRKLVDYDSARHHLEALQSAKKKDDAKIAKAEEEFNKAQNVFEEINNELREELPVLYQSRIGCYVTVVQNISNLRDVFYKEMSVLNHDLYNVMKKLETQHSGKAFIIKGLNSTKSKKRKSLVISNPIPCNTAFPADHVSIHSSTENGKDGGPSSPGPPDQSISEETSLPEETSGGVPSKDVTASDSDDLGSSGANTPKRQSTCDSDRSTGSQSLEEAEPEPEPKAEAEPKAEAEPKAEAEPEPEPEAEPEAELELGMNRSDDSKSEVASQEVSGPSDSADSDAPQSPEQENASDPPSQEAKTKPPPVPAPRLSFRSERPSPPPAEADEEQEKEEATSQDQETNGSGNDSDSQNPPGFLYKGVALESHAASEDGLLEFEQGDVILVLTDAQEQEGLVKGIREESWNQHRDLENHSGIFMEKLIQPVQAE